A window of Solanum stenotomum isolate F172 chromosome 3, ASM1918654v1, whole genome shotgun sequence contains these coding sequences:
- the LOC125860700 gene encoding NADH dehydrogenase [ubiquinone] 1 alpha subcomplex subunit 6-like: protein MVHMARNMRVPQNSASLAEAKKRTLEFFRMCCRSIPEYVEIYNLYDIISPSKLRSTVTAKVRKNSNVTNPKVIDMLLFKGMEELTNCMDHSKQRHHLVGKYALGNQGLEEELGHKDQGSSNFMKNF, encoded by the coding sequence ATGGTGCATATGGCGAGGAACATGAGGGTTCCACAAAACTCAGCTAGTTTGGCTGAAGCTAAGAAGAGGACCTTAGAATTCTTCAGGATGTGTTGCAGATCCATCCCTGAGTATGTGGAAATTTACAACTTATACGACATCATTTCCCCCTCTAAACTCCGTTCTACTGTCACTGCCAAAGTTCGCAAAAATTCAAACGTTACTAATCCTAAGGTAATTGACATGCTGTTGTTTAAGGGCATGGAAGAGTTGACGAACTGTATGGACCACTCAAAACAGAGGCACCATCTTGTTGGGAAATATGCCTTAGGTAATCAAGGTCTTGAAGAGGAACTTGGACATAAAGATCAGGGCAGCTCTAATTTCATGAAAAACTTTTAG